A genomic window from Pecten maximus chromosome 4, xPecMax1.1, whole genome shotgun sequence includes:
- the LOC117325027 gene encoding uncharacterized protein LOC117325027 has product MSKFMFHIQFSDQEGFLHEHEVYEMMRSRSLYQVQFDLKHRLHKRIRSLEQAEKMQISTFQKQRNVFLTKMQEKVAQRNKLAEEKSSPLMISGFKRQVKTRERRDIPMMTDVESTNIAPKQINSAPSRKVSKDSPQNKPVTKETSSSRLVSKETTLTSVKEVSCESDDAKPTSAKIELSYKGRSLPGCKSGYRRSRTMFSDDVTYIDTSSFVSKEQIGEISLNDEEDTSSNRLLSRESTKTIVPKMTTKPRRVTLPHIPSEQTFRGDSAFFEQDDNISEISDTAFQRLAGKYNSSKSLTSLSITVPTPDLKSLSTYEMGMTTPDGQLILSKDEYEDYLDRFREVKSKRLKLIRTHSENLDRKVKRFQAHKKT; this is encoded by the coding sequence ATGTCGAAATTCATGTTTCATATTCAGTTTTCGGACCAGGAGGGTTTTTTGCATGAACACGAAGTTTACGAAATGATGAGGTCTCGGAGTCTTTATCAGGTTCAATTTGACCTTAAGCATAGACTACACAAACGAATAAGGTCCCTGGAACAGGCGGAAAAGATGCAGATTTCAACttttcaaaaacaaagaaatgttttcTTGACAAAAATGCAAGAAAAGGTGGCTCAAAGAAACAAACTCGCCGAGGAAAAATCTTCTCCGTTGATGATTAGTGGGTTTAAAAGACAAGTGAAGACGAGGGAGAGAAGGGACATCCCTATGATGACGGACGTAGAATCTACAAATATAGCACCTAAACAAATTAACAGTGCCCCTTCTCGTAAAGTGTCAAAAGACTCACCACAGAACAAACCGGTTACCAAGGAAACATCAAGTTCACGTCTAGTTTCAAAGGAAACAACATTGACGTCCGTTAAAGAAGTATCTTGCGAGAGCGATGACGCCAAGCCGACGAGCGCTAAGATTGAACTGTCATACAAAGGAAGATCACTGCCAGGGTGTAAGAGTGGTTATCGTAGGTCAAGGACGATGTttagtgatgacgtcacatacaTTGATACGTCATCATTTGTATCAAAAGAACAGATAGGGGAAATATCTTTAAACGATGAAGAGGACACATCTTCAAACCGATTACTCTCTAGGGAAAGTACAAAAACCATTGTTCCTAAAATGACAACAAAGCCTCGCAGAGTAACACTGCCACACATACCATCCGAACAGACATTTCGGGGCGACTCGGCATTTTTCGAACAGGATGACAACATTTCCGAAATTTCTGATACGGCATTCCAAAGACTGGCCGGAAAGTATAATTCATCAAAGTCTCTTACTTCTCTGTCCATTACAGTACCAACTCCGGACCTGAAATCACTGTCAACTTACGAGATGGGTATGACCACTCCGGACGGTCAGCTGATATTGTCGAAGGACGAGTATGAGGATTATCTGGACAGATTTAGGGAAGTAAAATCCAAACGGCTGAAACTAATACGGACACATAGTGAAAACTTAGATAGGAAAGTCAAACGTTTTCAAGCTCATAAAAAAACTTGA